The following coding sequences are from one Coffea arabica cultivar ET-39 chromosome 11e, Coffea Arabica ET-39 HiFi, whole genome shotgun sequence window:
- the LOC113717376 gene encoding aspartic proteinase nepenthesin-2 — protein sequence MRVMPLSPRLSLLLFSCFLILTFLLDPTTSSSSSSTSQPPPTFDYLKLPLLHPNHHFPPTPSEVLLSDTHRLNSLHHHRHLHRKNSTSTAHLPLTSGASLGAGQYFVSLSLGTPPQPLLLVADTGSDLIWVTCSACRNCSSRPPNSAFLARHSTTFSPSHCYDSVCQLVPHPDRVPCNHTRRHSTCRYEYSYSDGSLSSGFFSRETTTFNTSSGKVVKFRDLAFGCGFRASGPSVTGPSFNGAQGVLGLGLGPISFPSQLGRKFGNKFSYCLMDYTLSPTPTSYLLIGGGGGPEAGVVGGAKMSYTPLINNSLSPTFYYIGIEAAYVGGAKLRISPSVWAIDDLGNGGTVMDSGTTLTFLVKPAYDKVLQEFMRRVKLPKSDRRNPNFDFCVNVSGVSRLSLPRLRFKLAGGSMFSPPPQNYFIDTAENVKCLALQPVVQPSGFSLIGNVMQQGFMLEFDRERWRLGFTRRGCAVS from the coding sequence ATGAGAGTGATGCCACTCTCCCCCCGTCtctctcttcttctcttctcttgCTTCCTCATCTTAACCTTCCTCCTAGATcccaccacctcctcctcctcctcttccacttctcaaCCGCCACCCACATTTGACTATCTCAAGCTCCCACTTCTCCACCCCAACCACCATTTCCCTCCAACCCCCTCCGAAGTTCTACTCTCCGACACTCACCGCCTCAACTCcctccaccaccaccgccaCCTCCACCGCAAGAACTCCACCTCCACTGCCCATCTCCCTCTCACCTCCGGCGCCTCCTTGGGCGCCGGCCAGTACTTCGTTTCGCTCTCCCTTGGCACACCGCCTCAGCCCCTCCTCCTCGTCGCAGATACCGGCAGCGACCTTATCTGGGTCACCTGCTCCGCCTGCCGGAACTGCTCCTCTAGACCGCCCAACTCGGCTTTTTTAGCTCGCCATTCAACCACATTTTCACCGTCCCATTGCTATGACTCGGTGTGTCAACTCGTCCCCCACCCTGATCGCGTGCCCTGTAACCACACCCGTCGCCACAGCACGTGCCGCTATGAATATTCGTATTCTGATGGGTCCCTCAGTTCCGGGTTCTTCTCCCGCGAAACCACGACGTTCAACACGAGCTCAGGCAAGGTTGTGAAATTCAGGGACTTAGCTTTCGGCTGTGGGTTTCGAGCTTCTGGGCCGAGCGTAACGGGACCCAGCTTCAATGGTGCTCAAGGAGTTCTAGGCTTGGGTCTTGGGCCGATTTCGTTTCCATCGCAGTTGGGCCGGAAGTTCGGTAACAAGTTCTCTTATTGTTTGATGGACTACACCCTCAGCCCTACTCCGACGAGCTATCTCTTAAttggcggcggcggcggccCTGAAGCCGGCGTCGTGGGAGGTGCTAAGATGAGCTACACGCCGTTGATAAACAACAGCTTGTCCCCTACATTTTATTACATTGGGATCGAGGCTGCTTATGTTGGTGGCGCTAAATTACGAATAAGCCCTTCGGTTTGGGCAATTGATGACCTTGGCAATGGGGGGACAGTCATGGATTCTGGGACAACCTTGACATTTTTGGTGAAGCCGGCTTATGATAAAGTGCTACAGGAGTTTATGCGGCGCGTTAAGCTGCCAAAGTCAGATCGGCGGAATCCGAATTTTGATTTCTGCGTCAACGTGTCAGGCGTGTCGAGACTGAGTCTACCCAGGCTGCGTTTCAAACTCGCTGGTGGCTCGATGTTCTCGCCACCACCTCAAAATTACTTTATCGACACGGCGGAGAACGTAAAATGCCTGGCATTGCAACCGGTGGTTCAGCCGTCGGGGTTTTCGCTCATCGGAAATGTAATGCAACAAGGGTTCATGCTCGAATTCGATAGGGAGCGATGGCGACTAGGGTTTACAAGACGCGGTTGCGCAGTTTCTTGA